In one Actinomyces trachealis genomic region, the following are encoded:
- a CDS encoding MogA/MoaB family molybdenum cofactor biosynthesis protein translates to MPLKEPVRGAVITVSDRCARGEREDSSGPLAQRLLGGHGVVVNTVVIVPDDVEAIRSAIRAAVSDGARVILTAGGTGVTPYDLTPEATAPLLVTRLEGLEAQIRAHGLTKTPLAGLSRGLVGVTSRQADGALVVNAPGSRGGVTDTVAVIGPLVPHVLEQLGGGDH, encoded by the coding sequence ATGCCCCTCAAGGAGCCCGTCCGCGGCGCTGTCATCACCGTCTCCGACCGCTGCGCCCGCGGCGAGCGGGAGGACTCCTCCGGCCCGCTCGCCCAGCGCCTGCTCGGCGGGCACGGCGTCGTCGTCAACACGGTCGTCATCGTCCCCGACGACGTCGAGGCCATCCGCTCCGCCATCCGCGCCGCCGTGTCCGACGGCGCCCGTGTCATCCTGACCGCAGGCGGCACCGGCGTCACCCCCTACGACCTGACCCCCGAGGCCACCGCCCCGCTGCTCGTCACCCGCCTTGAGGGCCTGGAGGCCCAGATCCGTGCCCACGGCCTGACCAAGACCCCGCTGGCCGGGCTCTCACGCGGCCTCGTCGGCGTCACCAGCCGCCAGGCCGACGGCGCCCTCGTCGTCAACGCCCCCGGCTCGCGCGGCGGGGTCACGGACACCGTCGCCGTCATCGGCCCGCTCGTGCCCCACGTCCTCGAGCAGCTCGGCGGCGGCGACCACTGA
- a CDS encoding MFS transporter yields MSSTDEQTLPALDTSGAVLRGWSPEDPECWSSRIAWMTLAITTFSLMLGFTVWFLPSAIAPRLNEVGFDLSKNEIYWITSMPGLSCAALRLIYMFLPATIGSRKMIGWSSLLFVLPMLGWFFAVQNPGTSFGTLLALAFTCGIGAATFSGYMPSTGFYFPKRLQGTALGLQGGLGNMGMSVIQLAAPVLLSTSLLGLTWVTPFEEGAPMVVNATVFFLPWSLIAAFLAFRYIKDVPVKANVKQQLDIFGNVDTWLMTVLYIMTFGIFSGFAAQTANIINNTYGTSSALAETFAVDALPKGASYAFIGTLIGSFLRFAWGPLCDRFGGAIWTFVSAIGMAASMAFCGFQAAIADSPSDFPVFMVGLLTMFFFAGVGNAATFKQMPMIMPKRQAGGAIGFTAAVASLGPFLVGIALTVIETPVFFYGCAAFCVLCAVICWVRYAQPNAKRPG; encoded by the coding sequence ATGAGCAGCACCGACGAGCAGACCCTCCCCGCTCTCGACACCTCAGGCGCAGTCCTTCGCGGCTGGAGCCCCGAGGACCCCGAGTGCTGGAGCTCACGAATCGCCTGGATGACGCTGGCCATCACGACCTTCTCGCTCATGCTCGGCTTCACCGTCTGGTTCCTGCCCAGCGCCATCGCGCCGCGCCTGAACGAGGTGGGCTTCGACCTGAGCAAGAACGAGATCTACTGGATCACCTCGATGCCGGGACTGTCCTGCGCCGCCCTCAGGCTCATCTACATGTTCCTGCCCGCCACCATCGGCTCGCGCAAGATGATCGGCTGGTCCTCCCTCCTCTTCGTCCTGCCGATGCTCGGCTGGTTCTTCGCCGTCCAGAACCCCGGTACCTCCTTCGGCACGCTCCTGGCCCTCGCCTTCACCTGCGGCATCGGCGCCGCCACCTTCTCGGGATACATGCCGTCCACCGGCTTCTACTTCCCCAAGCGCCTGCAGGGCACGGCCCTGGGCCTGCAGGGCGGCCTGGGCAACATGGGCATGAGCGTCATCCAGCTCGCCGCCCCCGTCCTGCTGAGCACCTCCCTGCTGGGCCTGACCTGGGTCACCCCCTTCGAGGAGGGCGCGCCGATGGTCGTCAACGCCACCGTCTTCTTCCTGCCCTGGTCCCTCATCGCGGCCTTCCTGGCCTTCCGTTACATCAAGGACGTGCCGGTCAAGGCCAACGTCAAGCAGCAGCTCGACATCTTCGGCAACGTCGACACCTGGCTCATGACCGTCCTCTACATCATGACCTTCGGCATCTTCTCCGGATTCGCCGCACAGACCGCCAACATCATCAACAACACCTACGGCACCTCCTCCGCCCTCGCCGAGACCTTCGCCGTCGACGCGCTGCCCAAGGGCGCCTCCTACGCCTTCATCGGCACCCTCATCGGCTCCTTCCTCCGCTTCGCCTGGGGCCCCCTGTGCGACCGCTTCGGCGGCGCCATCTGGACCTTCGTCTCCGCCATCGGCATGGCCGCCTCCATGGCCTTCTGCGGCTTCCAGGCCGCCATCGCGGACTCGCCCAGCGACTTCCCCGTCTTCATGGTCGGCCTGCTCACCATGTTCTTCTTCGCCGGGGTCGGCAACGCCGCCACCTTCAAACAGATGCCGATGATCATGCCCAAGCGGCAGGCGGGCGGGGCAATCGGCTTCACCGCCGCCGTCGCCTCGCTGGGCCCCTTCCTCGTCGGCATCGCACTGACCGTCATCGAGACCCCCGTCTTCTTCTACGGCTGCGCGGCCTTCTGCGTCCTGTGCGCCGTCATCTGCTGGGTCCGCTACGCCCAACCCAACGCCAAGCGACCGGGCTGA
- a CDS encoding nitrate reductase subunit alpha produces MTAPIDNVVPSSGAPVESVPGLLTMGSYLRRGTPSADARRLFLEGGREADTFYRHRWSHDKMVHSTHGVNCTGSCAWEVYVTDGVITWEKQITDYPTTGPDMPEYEPRGCPRGAAFSWYTYSPTRIRYPYVRSVLLDAFRAARKRHDGDAVAAWAEVTGDPETSRAYKSARGKGGMVRVGWDEAMDIIAAAYVHTIRSWGPDRCAGFSVIPAMSMVSYGAGARFHELIGGTMLSFYDWYADLPPASPQVFGDQTDVPEAGDWYNAQYLIMWGSNLPLTRTPDAHFMTEARYHGQKVVGVSPDYAENTKFVDQWLRVAPGTDGALAMAMGHVILSEFHVGRREPFFLDYMRRHTDSPFLIELVDSPDATGTVPGRFITADEVDGVAEGMPSNSFRPLVWDRERGPQDPGGTLADRFTPEGMGRWNLLMEGLDPIMSIEELRDTGHTVEATEILLPRFDMPGSQTPTGTVGGGVMRRGVPATRLSDGRLVTTVYDLLLANYAVKRPGLPGQWPEGYHDATVPGTPAWASELTGVAGPAAIRVAREFAQNAIESGGRSQVLMGAGINHYYHADEIYRTILALTSMCATQGVNGGGWAHYVGQEKVRPVSGWQQWAFALDWHRPARQMISTGFWYLTTDQWRYDDTPADRLASPLGAGTLAGKTVSDTMVEAMKRGWTPSYPTFNRNPLLLGQQAREAGMDPKEYVVDQLRSGELRFACEDPDAEENYPRILASWRTNLLGSSAKGTEFFLRHMVGADNDVNATETPEGRRPASMTWRDEAPQGKLDLMWTADFRNTSTTLHSDVVLPAATWYEKYDLSTTDMHPFIHSFNMAINPPWEARSDFDIYQQLARMVSEWAPTYLGTQTDVVAAPLNHDTPDALTMAHGDVSAMPNDWVPGVTMPKLIPIERDYTQVLNKFNALGPLVEKLGLPTKGIALTPDKEMGRLAAAHGTGCGAAEGRPLVDTPIRAGDGVMHMSGATNGRVATEGWRTLSKRTGTEMVELSEEEAGRLVTFADTQVKPQPVITTPEWSGSEHGGRRYSAFVVNVEHAKPWHTLTGRMHYYLDHDWLRDMGESLPQFRPPLDFASLYGEAAPGAVSTTQAGELQVAVRYLTVHNKWAIHSQYYDNLHMLTLGRGGQTVWMSPADAVKIGVRDNEWIEATNRNGIVAARAIVSHRIPEGTVFMHHAQERTMNTPLTEGSGRRGGTHNSMTRIVLKPSHFAGGYAQLAYAFNYIGPTGNNRDEVTVIRRRTNQEVTF; encoded by the coding sequence ATGACCGCTCCCATCGACAACGTCGTCCCCAGCTCCGGAGCCCCCGTCGAGTCCGTGCCCGGCCTGCTCACGATGGGCTCCTACCTGCGCCGCGGCACGCCCTCCGCCGACGCCCGCCGCCTGTTCCTCGAGGGCGGGCGCGAGGCGGACACCTTCTACCGCCACCGTTGGAGCCACGACAAGATGGTCCACTCCACCCACGGGGTGAACTGCACGGGCTCGTGCGCCTGGGAGGTCTACGTCACCGACGGCGTCATCACCTGGGAGAAGCAGATCACCGACTACCCGACCACCGGGCCGGACATGCCCGAGTACGAGCCCCGCGGCTGCCCCCGCGGCGCCGCCTTCTCCTGGTACACCTACTCCCCCACACGCATCCGCTACCCCTACGTGCGCTCCGTCCTGCTCGACGCCTTCCGCGCCGCCAGGAAGCGGCACGACGGCGACGCCGTCGCCGCCTGGGCCGAGGTCACCGGGGACCCCGAGACCTCCCGCGCCTACAAATCCGCCCGCGGCAAGGGCGGCATGGTCCGCGTCGGCTGGGACGAGGCCATGGACATCATCGCCGCCGCCTACGTCCACACAATCCGCTCCTGGGGCCCGGACCGCTGCGCCGGCTTCTCCGTCATCCCCGCCATGTCGATGGTCTCCTACGGGGCGGGTGCCCGCTTCCACGAGCTCATCGGCGGCACCATGCTCTCCTTCTACGACTGGTACGCGGACCTTCCGCCCGCCTCGCCGCAAGTCTTCGGCGACCAGACGGACGTGCCCGAGGCCGGCGACTGGTACAACGCCCAGTACCTCATCATGTGGGGCTCGAACCTGCCCCTGACCCGCACCCCCGACGCCCACTTCATGACCGAGGCCCGCTACCACGGGCAGAAGGTCGTCGGCGTGTCCCCCGACTACGCCGAGAACACGAAGTTCGTCGACCAGTGGCTGCGCGTGGCCCCCGGCACCGACGGCGCACTGGCCATGGCCATGGGCCACGTCATCCTCAGCGAGTTCCACGTCGGGCGGCGCGAGCCCTTCTTCCTGGACTACATGCGCCGCCACACCGACTCGCCCTTCCTCATCGAGCTCGTCGACTCCCCCGACGCCACCGGCACCGTCCCCGGCCGCTTCATCACCGCCGACGAGGTCGACGGCGTCGCCGAGGGCATGCCGAGCAACAGCTTCCGTCCCCTCGTGTGGGACCGCGAGCGCGGCCCCCAGGACCCCGGCGGCACCCTCGCCGACCGGTTCACCCCCGAGGGCATGGGCCGCTGGAACCTGCTCATGGAGGGCCTGGACCCGATTATGAGCATCGAGGAGCTGCGCGACACCGGCCACACGGTCGAGGCCACCGAGATCCTGCTGCCCCGCTTCGATATGCCCGGCTCCCAGACGCCCACCGGCACCGTGGGCGGCGGCGTCATGCGCCGCGGCGTGCCCGCCACCCGCCTGAGCGACGGCCGCCTCGTGACCACCGTCTACGACCTGTTGCTCGCCAACTACGCCGTTAAGCGCCCCGGCCTGCCCGGCCAGTGGCCCGAGGGCTACCACGACGCGACCGTGCCGGGCACCCCGGCCTGGGCCAGCGAGCTCACCGGCGTGGCTGGGCCCGCGGCCATCCGCGTGGCCCGCGAGTTCGCCCAGAACGCCATCGAGTCCGGCGGCCGCTCCCAGGTGCTCATGGGCGCGGGCATCAACCACTACTACCACGCCGACGAGATCTACCGCACGATCCTGGCACTGACCTCCATGTGCGCCACCCAGGGCGTCAACGGCGGCGGCTGGGCACACTACGTCGGCCAGGAGAAGGTCCGCCCCGTCTCCGGCTGGCAGCAGTGGGCCTTCGCCCTCGACTGGCACCGGCCCGCCCGACAGATGATCTCCACCGGCTTCTGGTACCTCACCACCGACCAGTGGCGATATGACGACACCCCGGCGGATCGGCTCGCCTCCCCGCTCGGCGCGGGCACCCTGGCCGGCAAGACCGTCTCGGACACGATGGTCGAGGCGATGAAGCGCGGCTGGACGCCGTCGTACCCCACCTTCAACCGCAACCCCCTGCTGCTGGGCCAGCAGGCCCGCGAGGCCGGCATGGACCCCAAGGAGTACGTCGTCGACCAGCTACGCTCAGGCGAGCTGCGCTTCGCCTGTGAGGACCCGGACGCCGAGGAGAACTACCCGCGCATCCTCGCCTCCTGGCGCACGAACCTGCTCGGCTCCTCCGCCAAGGGCACCGAGTTCTTCCTGCGCCACATGGTGGGGGCCGACAACGACGTCAACGCCACCGAGACGCCCGAGGGCCGCCGCCCGGCCTCGATGACGTGGCGCGACGAGGCCCCTCAGGGCAAGCTCGACCTCATGTGGACCGCGGACTTCCGCAACACCTCCACCACCCTGCACTCCGACGTCGTGCTGCCCGCGGCGACCTGGTACGAGAAGTACGACCTGTCGACCACGGACATGCACCCCTTCATCCACTCCTTCAACATGGCGATCAACCCGCCGTGGGAGGCGCGCAGCGACTTCGACATCTACCAACAGCTGGCCCGGATGGTCTCCGAGTGGGCCCCGACGTACCTGGGCACCCAGACAGATGTCGTGGCCGCCCCTCTCAACCACGACACCCCCGACGCCCTGACGATGGCGCACGGCGATGTGTCCGCCATGCCCAATGACTGGGTCCCGGGCGTGACGATGCCCAAGCTCATCCCCATCGAGCGCGACTACACGCAGGTCCTCAACAAGTTCAACGCGCTGGGCCCGCTGGTGGAGAAGCTCGGCCTGCCCACCAAGGGCATCGCCCTGACACCGGACAAGGAGATGGGCCGCCTGGCGGCCGCCCACGGCACCGGCTGCGGGGCCGCCGAGGGACGCCCGCTGGTGGACACGCCCATCCGCGCCGGCGACGGCGTCATGCACATGTCCGGCGCGACCAACGGGCGCGTGGCCACCGAGGGCTGGCGGACGCTGTCCAAGCGCACCGGCACCGAGATGGTCGAGCTGAGCGAGGAGGAGGCCGGCAGGCTCGTGACCTTCGCCGACACTCAGGTCAAGCCGCAGCCGGTCATCACGACGCCGGAGTGGTCCGGCTCGGAGCACGGCGGGCGCCGCTACAGCGCCTTCGTCGTCAACGTCGAGCACGCCAAGCCCTGGCACACCCTGACCGGCCGCATGCACTACTACCTCGACCACGACTGGCTGCGGGACATGGGCGAGAGCCTGCCGCAGTTCCGCCCACCGCTGGACTTCGCCAGCCTGTACGGGGAGGCCGCCCCCGGCGCCGTCTCCACGACGCAGGCGGGCGAGCTGCAGGTCGCGGTGCGCTACCTCACCGTCCACAACAAGTGGGCGATCCACTCCCAGTACTACGACAACCTGCACATGCTCACCCTGGGGCGCGGCGGCCAGACCGTGTGGATGAGCCCGGCCGACGCCGTCAAGATCGGCGTGCGGGACAACGAGTGGATCGAGGCCACCAACCGCAACGGCATCGTGGCGGCGCGCGCCATCGTCTCCCACCGCATCCCCGAGGGCACGGTCTTCATGCACCATGCCCAGGAGCGCACGATGAACACCCCCCTGACCGAGGGCTCGGGACGCCGCGGAGGCACCCACAACTCCATGACCCGCATCGTGCTCAAGCCGAGCCACTTCGCCGGCGGCTACGCCCAGCTGGCCTACGCCTTCAACTACATCGGCCCCACCGGCAACAACCGCGACGAGGTCACCGTCATCCGTCGTCGTACCAACCAGGAGGTGACCTTCTGA
- the narH gene encoding nitrate reductase subunit beta — translation MKVMAQIAMVMNLDKCIGCHTCSVTCKQAWTNREGTEYMWFNNVETRPGVGYPKGWEDQERWRGGWTRSASGRLVPRSGGRLRRLAQIFANPDMPTVEDYYEPWTYEYDKLLSAPKDSPALPVARARSQLTGEYMPTIQWGPNWDDDLGGSTETLQDDPVLRTMGRRVETSIDQTFMFYLPRICEHCLNPTCVSACPSGAMYKRTEDGIVLVDQDACRGWRMCVSACPYKKVYFNHATGKAEKCTLCYPRLEAGLPTVCSETCVGRLRYLGVLLYDADRVSQAAAVPDPQDLYAAQREILLDPRDPQVIAAARAEGVPESWITAAQDSPVWDLISTYEVALPLHPEYRTMPMVWYIPPLSPVVDEVAAAGLDGEDHRVLLTAVSEMRIPLEYLAALLTAGDTNPVERVLRRLTAMRSHMREVRLGRTPDEQIAGAVGMNGAQVEAMYRLLAIAKYDDRYVVPTAAPEVPRGMTAMGEDVRTLLGAGAPEACGGAVEQGGRVSLPLPRVRRESVPAAGPAGR, via the coding sequence ATGAAGGTGATGGCCCAGATTGCGATGGTGATGAACCTCGACAAGTGCATCGGCTGCCATACGTGCTCCGTCACGTGCAAGCAGGCGTGGACGAACCGCGAGGGCACCGAGTACATGTGGTTCAACAACGTCGAGACCCGTCCCGGCGTCGGCTACCCCAAGGGCTGGGAGGACCAGGAGCGCTGGCGGGGCGGCTGGACGCGCAGCGCCAGCGGCCGCCTCGTGCCCCGCTCGGGCGGGCGCCTGCGCCGTCTGGCCCAGATCTTCGCCAACCCGGACATGCCCACGGTTGAGGACTACTACGAGCCCTGGACCTACGAGTACGACAAGCTCCTGTCCGCCCCGAAGGACTCTCCCGCCCTGCCCGTGGCCCGCGCCCGCAGCCAGCTGACCGGCGAGTACATGCCCACCATCCAGTGGGGCCCGAACTGGGACGACGACCTGGGCGGTTCCACCGAGACCCTGCAGGACGACCCGGTCCTGAGGACCATGGGACGCAGGGTCGAGACGAGCATCGACCAGACCTTCATGTTCTACCTGCCGCGCATCTGCGAGCACTGCCTCAACCCCACCTGCGTGTCCGCCTGCCCCTCGGGCGCGATGTACAAGCGCACCGAGGACGGCATCGTGCTCGTCGACCAGGACGCCTGCCGCGGCTGGCGCATGTGCGTGAGCGCCTGCCCCTACAAGAAGGTCTACTTCAACCACGCCACCGGCAAGGCGGAGAAGTGCACCCTGTGCTACCCGCGCCTGGAGGCGGGCCTGCCGACCGTGTGCTCCGAGACCTGCGTCGGGCGCCTGCGCTACCTGGGTGTCCTGCTCTACGACGCCGACCGCGTCTCCCAGGCCGCCGCCGTACCGGACCCGCAGGACCTGTATGCGGCCCAGCGCGAGATCCTCCTCGACCCGCGCGACCCGCAGGTCATTGCCGCCGCCCGCGCTGAGGGCGTGCCCGAGTCCTGGATCACGGCCGCCCAGGACTCGCCCGTGTGGGACCTCATCTCCACCTACGAGGTGGCCCTGCCCCTGCACCCCGAGTACCGCACGATGCCGATGGTCTGGTACATCCCGCCGCTGTCGCCCGTGGTCGACGAGGTCGCGGCCGCCGGCCTGGACGGGGAGGACCACCGGGTCCTGCTCACGGCCGTGTCCGAGATGCGCATCCCCTTGGAGTACCTGGCCGCCCTGCTGACCGCGGGTGACACGAACCCGGTCGAGAGGGTCCTGCGCCGCCTGACCGCGATGCGCTCGCACATGCGCGAGGTGCGCCTGGGGCGCACGCCCGATGAGCAGATCGCCGGCGCCGTCGGCATGAACGGCGCGCAGGTGGAGGCCATGTACCGTCTGCTGGCCATCGCCAAGTACGACGACCGCTACGTCGTGCCGACGGCCGCCCCTGAGGTGCCGCGCGGCATGACCGCGATGGGTGAGGACGTGCGCACACTCCTGGGGGCGGGCGCACCCGAGGCCTGCGGCGGCGCCGTCGAGCAGGGCGGGCGGGTGAGCCTGCCACTGCCGCGGGTGCGGCGTGAGAGCGTCCCAGCGGCCGGCCCCGCCGGACGCTGA
- the narJ gene encoding nitrate reductase molybdenum cofactor assembly chaperone: MTTFVRAPQVAALEPVTPVAVTARQRATTHMVASLLLDYPAEDTFASRLEACAQALATEDASLPPEPVAAALGDFIATARARGQRAMAEHYVATFDQRRRCCLYLTYYAVGDTRHRGAAILAFKQALAAAGYEMVGDELPDYLPVVLELSARSGDEVAEALLSSHREGIEVLRAALADASSPYRRLVEAVSMTLPQIDEATAGRIRALVSAGPPTETVGVTQTLPFPSTPVTRVPGMPAWGLSQESRP; this comes from the coding sequence ATGACCACCTTCGTCAGAGCCCCCCAGGTGGCGGCGCTGGAGCCCGTCACCCCCGTGGCGGTCACCGCCCGGCAGCGGGCGACCACCCACATGGTCGCCTCCCTCCTGCTGGACTACCCCGCCGAGGACACCTTCGCCTCCCGCCTGGAGGCATGCGCCCAGGCGCTGGCCACCGAGGACGCCTCGCTTCCACCCGAGCCTGTGGCGGCGGCCCTCGGCGACTTCATCGCCACCGCCCGCGCGCGCGGGCAGCGGGCCATGGCCGAGCACTACGTGGCGACCTTCGACCAGCGTCGACGTTGCTGCCTGTACCTGACGTATTACGCGGTCGGGGACACGCGCCACCGGGGCGCCGCCATCCTGGCCTTCAAGCAGGCGCTGGCCGCCGCCGGCTACGAGATGGTCGGGGACGAGCTGCCCGACTACCTGCCGGTGGTCCTCGAGCTCAGCGCCCGCAGCGGCGACGAGGTGGCCGAGGCCCTGCTGTCCTCGCACCGTGAGGGCATCGAGGTCTTGCGGGCGGCGCTCGCGGACGCCTCCAGCCCCTACAGGCGCCTCGTCGAGGCGGTGTCGATGACCTTGCCGCAGATCGACGAGGCGACGGCGGGGCGTATCCGGGCGCTGGTGTCCGCCGGCCCGCCCACGGAGACCGTCGGTGTCACCCAGACCCTTCCCTTCCCCTCCACCCCCGTCACGCGAGTCCCGGGCATGCCCGCCTGGGGCCTGAGTCAGGAGAGCCGCCCATGA
- the narI gene encoding respiratory nitrate reductase subunit gamma, producing MSTFESAVVWTALPYACFLLLVIGLVWRYRTDQFGWTSRSSQWNERAILRWASPLFHFGILFVAMGHFMGLVLPKSWTQAMGVSEHVYHLVAVIPGTIAGVMTVVGLAGLLYRRIVVTSIRLATTRNDKVMYVLLLVPVLLGFAATVTTQLLGGAEGYDYRETISPWFRSIFLLHPQAHLMAEVPVVFKLHIVAGLLLFAIWPFTRLVHAVSAPVGYTTRPYVVYRSRTGATSTVAPRRGWQPVSTQGTGNSGADDLTPSHGA from the coding sequence ATGAGCACCTTCGAGTCCGCGGTCGTGTGGACCGCTCTGCCCTACGCCTGCTTCCTGCTGCTCGTCATCGGACTCGTGTGGCGCTACCGCACGGACCAGTTCGGGTGGACGAGCCGGTCCTCGCAGTGGAACGAGAGGGCGATCCTCAGGTGGGCCTCGCCCCTGTTCCACTTCGGGATCCTCTTCGTCGCCATGGGCCACTTCATGGGGCTGGTCCTGCCCAAGTCGTGGACGCAGGCGATGGGCGTGTCCGAGCACGTGTACCACCTCGTGGCCGTCATCCCGGGGACCATCGCGGGCGTCATGACGGTGGTGGGCCTGGCGGGGCTGCTGTACCGCCGCATCGTCGTCACGTCAATCCGTCTGGCCACGACGAGGAACGACAAGGTCATGTACGTGCTGCTGCTCGTGCCGGTCCTGCTGGGCTTCGCCGCAACGGTGACGACCCAGCTCCTGGGTGGTGCGGAGGGCTATGACTACCGCGAGACGATCAGCCCGTGGTTCCGCTCGATCTTCCTGCTCCACCCGCAGGCGCACCTCATGGCTGAGGTACCGGTGGTCTTCAAGCTGCACATCGTGGCGGGGCTGCTGCTCTTCGCCATCTGGCCCTTCACCCGTCTCGTGCACGCCGTCAGTGCCCCGGTGGGCTACACGACACGCCCCTATGTCGTCTACCGCTCACGCACGGGCGCGACCTCGACCGTGGCACCGCGTCGCGGCTGGCAGCCGGTGAGCACGCAGGGCACGGGCAACTCCGGCGCGGACGACCTCACCCCCTCGCACGGAGCCTGA
- the modA gene encoding molybdate ABC transporter substrate-binding protein, whose protein sequence is MRRAAVITLALVSCLVLAACGSRASDTPATTAAGSSGTVGTVSGEITVFAAASLQKAYEELAQAFTRANPGTSVSFDFQGSQDLVAALAEGASADVLATANTSTMQDAVDQDLVGEHTEFATNVLTLIVPAGNPAGITGLDASLEGADLVTCALAVPCGEATARLTAELGITLNPVSEEQKVSDVRGKVESGQADAGIVYTTDAAAAGAAVESIALPANSVINHYPVAVTSQAANATAAQAFVDFVLSEAGQEILASYGFGAPAAP, encoded by the coding sequence ATGCGCCGCGCCGCTGTCATCACACTCGCCCTCGTCTCCTGCCTCGTGCTCGCTGCCTGCGGCTCCAGGGCGTCCGACACCCCGGCCACCACAGCCGCCGGGTCCTCCGGCACTGTGGGCACCGTCTCCGGTGAGATCACCGTCTTCGCCGCCGCCTCCCTCCAGAAGGCCTACGAGGAGCTGGCGCAGGCCTTCACCCGCGCCAACCCCGGCACCTCCGTGTCCTTCGACTTCCAGGGCTCGCAGGACCTTGTCGCGGCGCTCGCCGAGGGCGCATCAGCCGACGTCCTGGCCACCGCGAACACCTCCACCATGCAGGATGCCGTCGACCAGGACCTGGTCGGGGAGCATACGGAGTTCGCCACCAACGTCCTGACCCTCATCGTGCCCGCAGGTAATCCGGCCGGCATCACGGGCCTGGACGCCTCCCTGGAGGGTGCGGACCTCGTCACCTGCGCCCTCGCCGTCCCCTGCGGCGAGGCGACGGCGAGGCTCACCGCCGAGCTGGGGATCACCCTCAACCCGGTCTCGGAGGAGCAGAAGGTGAGTGACGTGCGCGGCAAGGTCGAGTCCGGTCAGGCCGACGCGGGCATCGTCTACACCACCGACGCGGCCGCCGCGGGCGCGGCCGTCGAGTCGATCGCACTGCCGGCCAACTCCGTCATCAACCACTACCCCGTTGCGGTCACCTCCCAGGCGGCGAACGCGACGGCCGCCCAGGCCTTCGTCGACTTCGTCCTGTCTGAGGCCGGCCAGGAGATCCTCGCCTCCTACGGCTTCGGGGCCCCGGCGGCCCCGTGA